A genomic segment from Bubalus bubalis isolate 160015118507 breed Murrah chromosome 5, NDDB_SH_1, whole genome shotgun sequence encodes:
- the LOC123464530 gene encoding pregnancy-associated glycoprotein 1-like yields MLRTQTSLSTWMQDRSMKWLVVLGLVAFSECIVKIPLRRVKPMRKTLSGKNMLNNFLKEHAYRLSQISFRGSNLTSHPLRNIKDLVYLANITIGTPPQEFQVFLDTGSSDLWVPSDFCTSPACSKHIRFRHLQSSTFRLTNKTFSITYGSGRMKGVVAHDTVRIGDLISTDQPFGLSVEEYGFENIPFDGILGLNYPEISLSGEIPIFDKLKNQGAISEPVFAFYLSKDEQEGSVVMFGGVDHRYYKGELNWVPLIRSGNWIIHMHSISIERKVIACSGGCMAFVDTGTAFIEGPKPLVDNMQKLIGAKPSRSKHYVSCSAVNTLPSIIFTINGIKYPVPGRAYILKDYRGRCYTTFQESPLSPSTEFWILGDVFLRQYFSVYDRGNDRIGLARAV; encoded by the exons ATGCTAAGAACCCAAACTTCCCTGAGTACTTGGATGCAGGATAGAAGCATGAAGTGGCTTGTGGTCCTTGGGCTGGTGGCCTTCTCAGAGTGCATAGTAAA AATACCTCTAAGGAGAGTGAAGCCCATGAGAAAAACCCTCAGTGGAAAAAACATGCTGAACAATTTCCTGAAGGAGCATGCTTACAGACTGTCCCAGATTTCTTTTCGTGGCTCAAATCTAACTAGTCACCCACTGAGAAACATCAAGGAT TTGGTCTACCTGGCTAATATCACCATTGGAACACCCCCTCAGGAGTTCCAGGTTTTCCTTGACACAGGCTCATCTGACTTGTGGGTGCCTTCTGACTTTTGCACCAGCCCAGCCTGTT CTAAACACATTAGATTCAGACATCTTCAGTCTTCCACCTTCCGGCTTACCAATAAGACCTTCAGCATCACCTATGGATCTGGGAGAATGAAAGGAGTTGTTGCTCATGACACAGTTCGG ATTGGGGACCTTATAAGCACTGACCAGCCGTTCGGTCTAAGCGTGGAGGAATATGGGTTTGAGAATATACCTTTTGATGGCATCTTGGGCTTGAACTACCCCGAAATATCCCTTTCTGGGGAAATCCCCATCTTTGACAAGCTGAAGAATCAAGGTgccatttctgagcctgtttttgccTTCTACTTGAGCAA AGATGAGCAGGAGGGCAGTGTGGTGATGTTTGGTGGGGTGGACCACCGCTACTACAAGGGAGAGCTCAACTGGGTACCATTGATCCGATCAGGCAACTGGATTATACACATGCACAG catctccatTGAAAGAAAGGTTATTGCTTGTTCTGGAGGCTGCATGGCCTTTGTTGACACTGGGACAGCATTCATCGAAGGCCCAAAACCACTGGTCGATAACATGCAGAAGCTCATTGGGGCCAAGCCATCGCGTTCCAAG CACTATGTTTCATGTTCTGCGGTCAATACACTGCCCTCTATTATCTTCACCATCAATGGCATCAAGTACCCAGTGCCAGGTCGAGCCTACATCCTCAAG GATTATAGAGGTCGCTGCTATACCACCTTTCAAGAGAGCCCATTGAGTCCATCTACAGAGTTCTGGATCCTGGGTGACGTCTTCCTGAGGCAGTACTTCTCGGTTTATGATCGAGGAAATGACAGGATTGGCCTGGCAAGGGCAGTATAA